The Litchfieldia alkalitelluris genome has a window encoding:
- a CDS encoding polysaccharide pyruvyl transferase family protein: MKVGTITFHWATNYGAVLQAFALQQYIISLGYQTEIINYIPFKVKATGILANIKNIRINELIKEKRINKFRKNNLALSTKTFYSNKELVEKCTDYNVLICGSDQVWNEWFLLHSENDVNKSYYLNFAKDKDVRISYATSFGTNELKSEVSEIIAPELKKFKNIGVRENTGKDIVGKLGLQATRVVDPTLLVDKSIYENLLINKKNKKTVQLFSYILHENQNLAHQIKDYLYNDKLNGFRDNLYNNEPIELIDWLYKIKNAKFVVTNSFHGVVFSIIFHKPFIIVPVEGSKMNDRILTLLDALDLMNRKIDIYDEGLISNLYNEKIYWDMVDEKLKTLQETSREFLDNALLNKG, from the coding sequence GTGAAAGTAGGCACTATAACATTTCATTGGGCAACTAATTACGGGGCTGTCCTTCAGGCATTTGCCCTTCAACAATATATTATTTCGCTAGGGTATCAAACGGAAATAATAAATTATATACCATTTAAAGTAAAAGCTACTGGAATTTTAGCGAACATTAAAAATATAAGGATCAATGAGTTAATAAAGGAAAAAAGAATTAATAAATTTAGAAAGAATAACTTAGCTTTATCGACTAAAACATTCTATTCAAATAAGGAATTGGTGGAAAAGTGTACAGATTATAATGTTTTAATCTGCGGCAGTGACCAGGTTTGGAATGAATGGTTTTTATTACACTCAGAGAATGATGTTAATAAGAGCTATTACCTTAATTTTGCTAAAGATAAAGATGTGAGAATATCTTACGCAACAAGTTTTGGGACAAACGAGTTAAAATCTGAAGTTTCGGAGATAATTGCACCTGAATTAAAAAAATTTAAAAACATTGGTGTTAGAGAAAATACTGGTAAGGACATTGTTGGGAAATTGGGATTACAAGCTACACGTGTTGTTGATCCTACATTACTAGTTGATAAAAGCATTTATGAAAATTTGTTAATTAATAAGAAAAATAAAAAGACAGTTCAGCTTTTTTCCTACATTTTACATGAAAATCAAAATTTAGCTCATCAAATAAAAGATTATTTATATAATGATAAACTTAATGGATTTCGCGACAACTTGTACAATAATGAGCCTATCGAGTTAATTGATTGGTTATATAAGATAAAAAATGCTAAATTCGTGGTTACTAATTCATTTCATGGAGTAGTTTTTTCAATAATATTCCACAAACCGTTTATTATTGTTCCTGTTGAAGGCTCAAAGATGAATGATAGGATTTTAACACTTTTAGATGCATTAGATTTAATGAATAGAAAAATAGATATCTATGATGAGGGGTTAATTAGTAACCTATATAATGAAAAAATTTATTGGGATATGGTTGATGAAAAGTTAAAAACACTACAAGAAACTTCTCGAGAATTTTTAGATAATGCATTATTAAATAAGGGATAA
- a CDS encoding oligosaccharide flippase family protein, translating to MKSGAILSYVSILITILVALLYTPVMIRLLGQAEYGLYALIGSVSAYLSVMDMGLGNAIVRYTARNRAIGDKEVESKLNGLFLILYSIIGVLTIVVGIILYNTIDNIFGASLTVSELEKAKVMVIILIINFALSFPLAVFGSIMQAYERFVVVKVVAILRSIIVPVITLPLLFIGYGSVAMVVITTVVNISFLLFNVYYCFRNIKIRFYFGKVDFQLLREILGYSFFIFLAIIVDQINWNTGQLILGGVSGVAAVAIFAIAIQFVRLYLQFSTAISGLFLPRVSMMVANNASNEELSEIMIKYGRVQYLIMAYILCGFILFGYNFIGMWAGWDYTQAYYMSLIIMIPITIPLIQNIGIAILQAKNLQGFRSVVLIIIAILNVIISILLAKKYGGIGVALGTGISYAIGNVIIMNIYYHRRVGLNIPLFWKNIVLMSIPVALSLFIGSVINYFLPQDSILVLLVKIILYSILFGCLMWYKGLNKFEKYLCTSIVRKIIKIYDKARKTYKS from the coding sequence ATGAAATCAGGAGCAATTTTATCATACGTATCCATTCTTATAACGATACTTGTTGCTCTTTTATATACGCCAGTTATGATTAGGCTTCTTGGTCAAGCAGAATATGGACTCTACGCTTTAATTGGTTCAGTTTCTGCTTACCTAAGTGTCATGGATATGGGATTAGGTAATGCAATAGTAAGGTATACTGCCAGAAATAGAGCAATAGGTGATAAAGAAGTAGAATCGAAGTTGAATGGGCTGTTCTTAATACTCTATTCTATTATAGGAGTACTGACAATAGTTGTTGGTATTATTCTGTATAATACAATTGACAATATATTCGGAGCCAGTTTAACAGTATCTGAATTAGAGAAAGCAAAAGTTATGGTGATTATTCTAATTATTAATTTTGCTCTATCCTTTCCACTAGCAGTATTTGGTTCAATCATGCAGGCATATGAAAGGTTTGTTGTTGTCAAAGTTGTAGCAATTCTCCGTTCTATAATAGTGCCAGTTATTACCTTACCTTTATTATTTATCGGATATGGATCGGTAGCGATGGTAGTTATTACTACTGTAGTAAATATATCGTTTTTACTGTTTAATGTTTACTATTGCTTTAGAAATATAAAGATTAGATTTTACTTTGGAAAAGTAGATTTTCAGTTATTGAGAGAAATACTAGGTTATTCATTTTTCATTTTCTTAGCAATTATTGTAGATCAAATTAATTGGAATACGGGACAGTTGATTTTAGGTGGAGTGTCAGGTGTAGCTGCTGTGGCAATATTTGCAATTGCGATTCAATTTGTTAGATTATATTTGCAGTTTTCTACTGCGATAAGTGGTCTGTTTTTACCTCGCGTCTCTATGATGGTAGCTAATAATGCAAGTAATGAAGAATTGTCGGAAATTATGATTAAATATGGCAGAGTGCAGTATTTAATAATGGCATATATCTTATGTGGGTTTATTTTATTTGGGTATAATTTTATAGGTATGTGGGCTGGTTGGGACTATACTCAAGCTTACTATATGTCATTGATTATTATGATACCAATTACTATTCCTTTGATACAAAATATTGGAATAGCTATATTGCAAGCTAAAAATTTACAAGGTTTTAGATCAGTAGTTTTAATTATAATAGCAATATTAAATGTGATTATTTCCATACTGTTGGCAAAAAAATATGGCGGCATTGGTGTAGCTTTAGGGACTGGAATTTCTTATGCTATTGGTAATGTTATTATAATGAATATTTATTATCATAGACGGGTAGGACTTAATATACCGCTTTTTTGGAAGAATATAGTTTTGATGTCAATACCTGTTGCACTTTCCTTGTTTATAGGATCTGTAATTAATTATTTTTTACCACAAGATAGTATCCTCGTTTTATTAGTTAAAATTATATTATATTCAATCCTTTTTGGATGTTTAATGTGGTACAAGGGATTAAACAAATTTGAAAAGTACTTATGTACTTCAATTGTTAGAAAGATCATTAAAATATACGATAAGGCTCGTAAAACATATAAGTCATAG
- a CDS encoding Coenzyme F420 hydrogenase/dehydrogenase, beta subunit C-terminal domain has product MNEKVKELIDTVISNDYCIGCGACASLESSPFTMKIDGDGKYRAFLNEGDQTEKVKGNALAVCPFSNDSKNETDIGKAVFGDSNDTSFNEFTGFYIKNYAGYVKEGEFRKRGSSGGMGNWIAAQLLNANLVDGIIHVKSAHGTDNNMLFEYQISYNENELSKGAKSKYYPIEMSKIIKFVTENEGRYALIGIPCYIKSIRLLADQNELIKERIKYSIGLVCGHLKSDMFAKSMGWEMGIEPDKLTSIDFRKKLVDRPANDYGVEVQGEKDGQEVVLSSPTNELYTTNWGHGLFKYNACEFCDDVLAETADVTIGDAWLPKYSKDSMGTNIIVVRNPVIQKILEENKASTIHIEEISPEKVYQSQAGGFRHRRDGLSYRLYLKDKNNEWRPNKRVEPSHKHTSKRKNIYKKRTFLSQESFKAYKLAEKEEDFAAFIKYMDPIIKDYDKTVAPSVARRILGKLKREVFKLVKK; this is encoded by the coding sequence ATGAACGAAAAGGTTAAAGAATTAATCGACACAGTAATAAGTAATGACTATTGTATTGGATGTGGAGCTTGTGCAAGTTTAGAAAGCTCTCCTTTTACAATGAAAATAGACGGAGATGGGAAATATAGAGCGTTTTTGAATGAGGGCGATCAAACTGAAAAAGTGAAAGGTAATGCTTTAGCCGTTTGTCCTTTTTCAAATGATAGCAAAAATGAAACGGATATAGGAAAAGCTGTTTTCGGAGATTCAAATGATACTAGCTTTAACGAATTTACAGGATTTTATATAAAGAATTATGCAGGTTACGTTAAAGAAGGGGAATTTAGAAAACGAGGAAGTTCTGGAGGTATGGGGAACTGGATTGCAGCTCAGCTATTAAACGCAAATCTAGTTGACGGCATCATCCACGTCAAATCCGCACACGGAACTGATAATAATATGTTATTTGAATACCAAATTTCCTACAATGAAAATGAATTGTCTAAAGGTGCTAAGTCAAAATACTATCCAATTGAAATGTCCAAAATCATAAAATTTGTAACAGAAAATGAAGGTAGATATGCATTGATTGGTATACCTTGTTATATTAAATCTATTCGCTTATTAGCAGACCAAAACGAACTTATCAAAGAAAGAATTAAGTATTCAATTGGACTTGTTTGCGGTCACTTGAAAAGTGATATGTTCGCAAAATCAATGGGTTGGGAAATGGGAATAGAGCCTGATAAATTAACTAGTATTGATTTTAGAAAAAAATTAGTTGATAGGCCAGCTAATGATTATGGAGTTGAAGTTCAAGGTGAAAAAGATGGTCAAGAAGTTGTATTAAGTTCACCCACAAATGAGCTATACACTACTAACTGGGGACATGGGTTATTTAAATATAATGCATGTGAATTTTGTGATGATGTCCTTGCAGAAACTGCTGATGTAACAATTGGAGATGCTTGGCTACCAAAATACTCAAAGGATAGCATGGGTACCAATATTATCGTTGTTAGAAATCCTGTTATTCAAAAGATATTGGAAGAAAATAAGGCTAGTACCATTCATATTGAGGAAATAAGTCCCGAAAAGGTTTATCAGTCTCAAGCAGGTGGATTTCGACATAGAAGAGATGGACTATCTTATCGATTGTATTTGAAGGATAAAAATAATGAATGGCGACCAAATAAGAGAGTAGAACCCAGTCACAAGCATACTTCAAAAAGAAAGAATATTTATAAGAAAAGAACATTCCTATCACAGGAAAGCTTTAAAGCTTATAAACTAGCAGAAAAAGAAGAAGACTTTGCTGCATTTATTAAATATATGGATCCAATTATTAAAGATTATGATAAGACGGTAGCACCATCTGTAGCAAGAAGGATTTTAGGGAAATTGAAGAGAGAGGTTTTTAAGTTAGTGAAAAAATAA
- a CDS encoding NAD-dependent epimerase/dehydratase family protein has protein sequence MKKALIGYTGFVGTNLDKSTVFQEKFNSKNIDSIVNSEFGLVINSGVRAEKFLANKYPEKDLEGIDNLVGILKKIKTKKFVHISTIDVYNNPLNVDENTTIDKTKCQPYGLNRLYLEEFVKEQFADYLIVRLPALYGKGLKKNFIYDMRTKIPSMILGEKFNQLVKDLSMDKANVLKESYDLDGNGNYLYNTNNEITKADLINILETIECTSLVFTDSRSEFPFYDLSNLWSDIEKAIANNVKVLNISVEPVSAREIAENCFNEEFSNIINGRDPVKYDMKSIHYKLFNGENGYLYTKDDVVNGINNYLRNGGF, from the coding sequence ATGAAAAAAGCATTGATTGGATATACAGGATTTGTTGGGACTAACTTAGATAAATCAACAGTTTTTCAAGAGAAATTTAATTCTAAAAATATAGATTCTATTGTAAATAGTGAATTTGGTTTGGTTATTAATTCTGGGGTAAGAGCAGAGAAGTTTCTTGCAAATAAATATCCAGAAAAGGATCTAGAAGGTATAGATAACCTAGTAGGAATACTAAAGAAAATAAAGACAAAGAAATTTGTTCATATCTCAACAATCGATGTATACAATAACCCATTAAATGTTGATGAAAACACAACAATTGATAAAACAAAGTGTCAACCTTATGGATTAAACAGACTTTATTTAGAGGAGTTTGTTAAAGAACAATTTGCTGATTACCTTATTGTAAGGTTACCTGCATTGTATGGAAAAGGATTAAAGAAAAATTTTATCTATGATATGAGGACAAAAATTCCTAGTATGATATTGGGAGAAAAATTCAACCAGTTAGTTAAAGATTTATCAATGGATAAAGCAAATGTTTTGAAAGAATCCTATGATTTAGATGGGAACGGAAATTACCTATATAACACTAATAATGAAATAACTAAAGCAGATCTCATTAACATTTTAGAAACTATTGAATGTACTAGTCTTGTATTTACTGATTCTAGAAGTGAGTTCCCTTTTTATGATTTGTCCAATTTATGGAGCGATATAGAAAAAGCAATCGCTAACAATGTGAAAGTTTTAAATATCTCTGTAGAGCCAGTTTCAGCAAGAGAAATTGCAGAGAATTGCTTTAATGAAGAGTTTTCTAACATTATCAATGGAAGAGATCCTGTTAAGTATGATATGAAATCAATTCACTATAAGCTTTTTAATGGGGAGAATGGATATTTATATACGAAAGACGATGTCGTTAATGGTATAAATAACTATCTACGAAATGGTGGCTTCTAG
- a CDS encoding sugar phosphate isomerase/epimerase family protein, with the protein MKLAVSNIAWTESEDKEIYALMRENGFEGLEIAPTRVFEDPYDQSNEKLTKFRKYIENQEKLSLVSMQSLIFNRPDLTLFETADQRESLKNYLKKAIDFASVLGIGNLVFGSPKNRVIYDYESQYGIAVEFFRELGEYALEKGTVVSIEPNPEVYGTNFINTTKEAIELVKIVDCKGLRLQIDTGTIHINNEDLKVITDGINYINHVHISEPSLSKIDSNNKVFYLELLKTLSNLHYKNFISIEMKRTNLDEIKEAMQLVKDVWSSISTKNI; encoded by the coding sequence ATGAAGTTAGCTGTATCAAATATCGCGTGGACTGAGAGTGAAGATAAAGAGATTTACGCTTTAATGAGAGAGAATGGATTTGAAGGTCTTGAAATAGCTCCAACGAGAGTATTTGAAGATCCGTATGATCAAAGTAATGAAAAGCTTACAAAGTTTCGGAAGTATATTGAAAACCAGGAGAAGTTAAGCTTAGTTTCTATGCAATCACTTATTTTTAATCGACCGGATTTAACTTTATTTGAGACGGCAGATCAAAGAGAAAGCTTGAAAAACTATCTCAAAAAAGCGATTGATTTTGCTTCTGTATTAGGGATAGGAAATCTAGTATTTGGATCACCGAAAAATCGAGTAATCTACGATTATGAATCTCAATATGGAATTGCTGTTGAGTTTTTTAGAGAATTGGGAGAATATGCTTTAGAAAAAGGAACAGTAGTTTCCATTGAACCGAACCCTGAAGTGTATGGTACAAATTTTATCAATACGACAAAAGAAGCGATTGAACTAGTGAAAATTGTAGATTGTAAGGGACTGAGACTTCAAATAGATACCGGAACAATCCACATTAACAATGAAGATCTCAAGGTAATTACTGATGGAATTAACTATATTAATCATGTTCATATTAGTGAACCTTCTTTAAGTAAAATAGATTCAAATAATAAAGTCTTTTATCTAGAATTATTAAAAACCCTTAGCAATTTGCATTATAAAAACTTCATTTCCATTGAAATGAAGAGAACCAACCTGGATGAGATTAAAGAGGCGATGCAGTTAGTGAAGGATGTATGGAGCAGTATATCTACAAAAAATATTTAA
- a CDS encoding glycosyltransferase family 2 protein: MEAVKKQIPKHRVEIFSNKANKYCICIPVINEGNRIIGQLTKIKNLELDQIVDIIICDGGSTDGSMEVERLKSLGVRTLLVKEDTGKLSAQLRMGYAYALEEGYEGILTIDGNGKDSVEDITKFVEALDQGWDLVQGSRYAPGGKAINTPKLRHFAVKLLHVPIVSAVARFKYTDTTNGYRAYSRRYLTDDRVQPFRKIFDTYELLAYLSVRAPQLGYNAKEVGVTRAYPDKGEIPTKISFLKGNSKLLKILWGLIIREYDPKV, from the coding sequence ATGGAAGCTGTAAAAAAACAAATTCCAAAACATAGAGTAGAAATTTTTTCGAATAAAGCAAATAAATATTGTATTTGTATTCCTGTGATAAATGAGGGTAATCGTATAATTGGTCAATTAACAAAGATAAAGAATTTAGAATTAGATCAGATAGTAGACATTATCATATGTGATGGTGGAAGTACAGATGGTTCTATGGAAGTAGAAAGACTTAAATCGTTAGGAGTAAGGACGTTATTAGTAAAAGAGGATACAGGGAAGCTAAGTGCGCAGCTTCGAATGGGGTACGCCTATGCTCTTGAAGAGGGCTATGAAGGCATATTAACGATTGACGGTAATGGTAAAGATAGCGTAGAAGATATTACTAAATTCGTGGAAGCCTTAGATCAAGGATGGGACTTGGTACAAGGCTCTAGATACGCCCCTGGTGGAAAGGCAATTAATACTCCTAAGCTACGTCACTTTGCAGTGAAACTACTTCATGTCCCTATCGTATCAGCAGTTGCAAGATTTAAGTATACGGATACGACAAATGGATATCGAGCATATTCTAGAAGATATTTAACAGATGATCGAGTACAACCATTTAGAAAGATTTTTGATACGTATGAATTATTAGCTTATTTATCTGTTAGAGCTCCACAGTTAGGATATAATGCAAAGGAAGTCGGAGTAACAAGAGCATATCCAGATAAAGGAGAAATTCCTACAAAAATTAGTTTTCTAAAAGGCAATTCGAAGCTTCTTAAAATTTTATGGGGACTTATCATACGCGAATATGACCCTAAAGTGTAA
- a CDS encoding EamA family transporter, producing the protein MENIINSFKQNYKGIILITLASLCTSFGQMFWKLSEGEISLHLIVGFVFYGIGAILMIVAFRFGAFSVIHPMLCLSYIFVIFIGVFIIGETINAFTVVGILFIMIGVVFIGGGDD; encoded by the coding sequence ATGGAAAACATTATAAATTCATTTAAGCAAAACTATAAAGGAATCATTCTTATTACTTTAGCATCTCTATGCACCTCCTTTGGGCAGATGTTTTGGAAACTTTCCGAAGGAGAGATTTCATTACATCTAATTGTAGGATTTGTTTTTTACGGTATAGGAGCAATTTTAATGATTGTTGCATTTAGATTTGGAGCTTTCTCTGTCATTCATCCGATGCTTTGTCTTAGCTATATTTTTGTTATTTTTATTGGTGTATTTATTATTGGAGAAACGATTAATGCATTTACCGTAGTTGGTATATTATTCATTATGATAGGTGTTGTTTTTATAGGAGGTGGAGACGATTAA
- a CDS encoding EamA family transporter, with product MGSVASFFIKKSTLTGNIFSVLKSNYLYIGCGLYFLSALLNIYLLKVLPYTVVLPLTSITYIWSFIIAYIYLKEKITYRKIVGISFIILGALVLSLVQGVA from the coding sequence ATGGGATCGGTAGCTTCATTTTTTATTAAAAAATCTACACTTACGGGGAATATATTTTCGGTTTTAAAAAGCAATTATTTATATATAGGCTGCGGATTATATTTCCTATCAGCGCTATTAAATATATATTTGCTAAAGGTATTGCCATATACAGTTGTTCTACCTCTGACTTCGATAACGTATATTTGGTCATTTATTATTGCTTATATATACTTAAAGGAAAAAATCACCTATAGGAAGATTGTAGGAATTTCTTTTATAATATTAGGTGCTTTAGTTTTAAGTCTGGTACAAGGAGTTGCTTAA
- a CDS encoding NAD(P)/FAD-dependent oxidoreductase has protein sequence MKYDKIIIGAGLYGLYSAHYCAKNNEKVLVLEFDEKPMSRATYVNQARVHNGYHYPRSYSTAIKSANYFNRFNEDFSFAINKKFNKIYATSKEYSWTSAEEFKRFCDYSNIKCEEVYSEKYFKYGMCDGVFETEEYTYDAMKIRDYYVEKLKEYPNVEIKYSTRIKNITQKNHTYEINIQDNLNYESEFILNATYASTNQVSDMLGYDLFKIKYEICEIILCKTTEDISNVGITLMDGPFFSVMPFGQTGYHSLTSVTFTPHMTSYDELPTFDCQVGNNVGCSPIQLGNCNKCINKPNSAWNYMYVLAKKYLKEGTDLFYRDSLFSMKPILMASEIDDSRPTVIKQFSSDPTFISVLSGKINTIYDLDEVLSWRTVEV, from the coding sequence ATGAAATACGATAAGATCATCATAGGAGCTGGATTATATGGACTGTATTCAGCCCATTATTGTGCTAAAAATAATGAAAAAGTATTAGTTCTTGAATTTGATGAAAAACCAATGTCAAGGGCAACTTATGTTAATCAAGCTAGAGTGCATAATGGTTATCATTATCCAAGAAGTTACTCGACTGCGATAAAATCAGCAAATTATTTTAATAGATTTAATGAGGATTTTAGCTTTGCAATAAATAAGAAATTCAATAAAATTTACGCAACTTCAAAAGAATATTCATGGACTAGTGCTGAGGAGTTTAAAAGGTTTTGTGATTATTCAAATATAAAATGTGAAGAGGTGTATTCTGAAAAATACTTTAAATACGGTATGTGTGATGGGGTATTTGAAACTGAGGAATATACCTATGATGCAATGAAGATAAGAGATTATTACGTTGAAAAACTTAAAGAATACCCAAATGTGGAAATAAAATATAGTACAAGAATTAAAAATATAACCCAAAAAAATCATACGTACGAAATTAATATACAGGACAATCTAAATTATGAATCAGAATTTATACTGAACGCAACGTATGCAAGTACTAATCAAGTTAGTGACATGCTAGGGTATGATTTGTTTAAGATAAAATACGAAATATGTGAAATAATATTGTGTAAAACTACTGAAGATATATCTAATGTAGGGATAACCCTTATGGATGGTCCATTTTTTTCAGTAATGCCTTTTGGGCAGACTGGTTATCATTCTTTAACCTCTGTTACATTTACACCACATATGACATCTTATGATGAATTACCAACATTTGATTGCCAGGTTGGAAATAATGTGGGCTGTTCTCCTATTCAACTTGGAAATTGTAACAAATGTATCAATAAGCCAAATTCGGCTTGGAACTATATGTATGTCCTAGCGAAAAAGTATCTAAAAGAGGGTACAGATTTATTTTATAGGGATTCATTGTTTTCAATGAAACCAATACTAATGGCATCAGAAATAGATGACTCTAGGCCAACAGTCATAAAGCAATTCTCTTCTGACCCTACATTTATATCTGTTTTATCAGGAAAAATAAATACTATATATGATTTAGATGAGGTGTTGTCATGGAGAACAGTGGAAGTTTAA